From a single Stomoxys calcitrans chromosome 4, idStoCalc2.1, whole genome shotgun sequence genomic region:
- the LOC106087450 gene encoding phospholipase A1 yields the protein MKTLVLVLLGLAIHLALVSASPLRHSSFDLVESRATGDVKFYLYTRDNANTAQELFINNEDSVKKSHFEKSRPTRIIIHGWGGSYTSTPNKPIREAYLSKDNYNIISVDWNAYSKLNYVSARAKVPVVGEDVAEFVDFLNAKFGMSFSNLVVIGHSLGAHVAGYCGKRVKRGTLAAIVGLDPAYPMYSYENPETRLASTDAKYVQTIQTNGNVKGFLKPIGTASFYPNWGRHQPGCGTDLDGSCSHGRCVSYYAEAIKGYSFAPVYKCKNYDNILDKKGCDDLDASAQIGDPMQVNRVSGIFYFTTNSAAPYGHLKDRS from the exons ATGAAGACCTTGGTATTGGTCTTACTGGGTTTGGCCATTCATTTGG CTTTGGTCTCTGCCTCGCCTTTAAGACATAGCAGCTTTGATTTGGTGGAATCCAGAGCCACAGGAGATGTAAAATTCTATCTGTATACACGTGACAATGCCAACACTGCCCAGGAATTGTTTATAAACAATGAAGATTCTGTAAAGAAGTCACATTttgagaaatcaagacccactaG AATTATTATCCATGGCTGGGGTGGCTCTTATACTTCCACCCCCAATAAACCCATACGGGAGGCTTATCTTTCAAAAGATAATTACAACATCATTTCTGTCGATTGGAATGCCTATTCAAAATTGAATTACGTTTCGGCTCGTGCCAAGGTGCCTGTGGTGGGCGAGGATGTTGCCGAATTTGTTGACTTTTTGAATGCAAAATTCGGCATGAGCTTTAGTAACTTGGTGGTTATAGGCCATAGTTTAGGCGCCCATGTGGCTGGTTATTGTGGCAAGAGAGTTAAACGTGGTACCCTGGCTGCCATTGTGGGCCTTGATCCTGCCTATCCCATGTACAGCTATGAAAATCCCGAAACCCGTTTGGCCAGCACCGATGCCAAATATGTGCAGACTATACAGACCAATGGAAATGTGAAAGGTTTCCTCAAACCCATTGGCACAGCCTCATTCTACCCGAACTGGGGTCGTCATCAACCAGGCTGTGGCACGGATCTCGATGGTTCCTGCTCCCATGGTCGTTGCGTCAGCTATTATGCAGAGGCCATTAAGGGCTACTCCTTTGCCCCCGTCTACAAGTGTAAGAATTACGACAATATTTTGGATAAGAAGGGATGTGACGACTTGGATGCAAGTGCTCAAATTGGTGATCCCATGCAAGTCAATCGTGTCTCTGGAATTTTCTATTTTACCACAAACAGTGCTGCACCCTATGGTCATTTGAAAGATCGTTCGTAA